In Streptomyces qaidamensis, one DNA window encodes the following:
- a CDS encoding peptidase inhibitor family I36 protein: protein MIRRSLTAALVATASATVLVLTSGTVVHAGEEPTPEPSVTATPTDEAPANPVIAEYNGREINLADSWEGADSCTELPSGEVHCYDSDAEALADPELPAEIREQTRKATAAAPAGARAAAAPPARCVADYWCLYMDAGYKGRLLRLFSDGKKDLKEWGCRDKLSSVYYWVGRYSINYGDAKITDLRSWPVEDRVRRLDPPGGYSNFRNLDYPGGGNWNDKVDIFEVRRS, encoded by the coding sequence GTGATACGCAGATCGCTGACCGCCGCCCTGGTCGCCACCGCCTCGGCCACCGTGCTCGTGCTCACCAGCGGCACGGTGGTGCACGCGGGTGAGGAACCCACCCCCGAGCCGTCGGTCACCGCCACGCCGACGGACGAGGCACCGGCCAACCCGGTGATCGCCGAGTACAACGGGCGGGAGATCAACCTCGCCGATTCGTGGGAGGGCGCCGACAGCTGCACCGAGCTGCCCAGCGGTGAGGTGCACTGCTACGACTCGGACGCCGAGGCGTTGGCCGACCCCGAGCTGCCCGCCGAGATCCGCGAGCAGACGCGGAAGGCCACCGCCGCCGCTCCCGCCGGGGCCCGCGCGGCCGCCGCGCCGCCCGCCCGGTGCGTCGCCGACTACTGGTGCCTGTACATGGACGCCGGCTACAAGGGCAGGCTTCTGCGGCTGTTCTCCGACGGCAAGAAGGACCTGAAGGAGTGGGGCTGCCGGGATAAGCTGAGCTCCGTCTACTACTGGGTCGGCCGCTACTCGATCAACTACGGCGACGCGAAGATCACCGACCTGCGCTCCTGGCCCGTTGAGGACCGGGTCCGGCGGCTCGACCCGCCGGGCGGCTATTCCAACTTCCGCAACCTCGACTATCCGGGCGGCGGGAACTGGAACGACAAGGTGGACATCTTCGAGGTCCGGCGCAGCTGA
- a CDS encoding YbjN domain-containing protein, with amino-acid sequence MTIDPSSIPNFGGQPEPQPGGPAGPVVPDQDLVKQLLDQMELKYVVDDEGDLAAPWEQFRTYFMFRGEGDQQVFSVRTFYDRPHEIEAKPQILESIDDWNRRTLWPKVYSHTHDDGTVRLIGEAQMLIGMGVSLEHFVSSTVSWVRAAIEFDKWLIEQLGLEEEINEAEKPEDEE; translated from the coding sequence GTGACCATCGACCCGTCCTCGATTCCGAACTTCGGGGGACAGCCCGAGCCGCAGCCCGGCGGACCGGCCGGCCCCGTCGTCCCGGATCAGGACCTCGTGAAGCAGCTCCTCGACCAGATGGAGCTCAAGTACGTCGTCGACGACGAGGGTGACCTCGCGGCGCCGTGGGAGCAGTTCCGCACCTACTTCATGTTCCGGGGAGAGGGAGACCAGCAGGTCTTCTCCGTGCGGACGTTCTACGACCGGCCCCACGAGATCGAGGCCAAGCCGCAGATCCTGGAGTCGATCGACGACTGGAACCGCCGCACCCTGTGGCCCAAGGTCTACAGCCACACCCACGACGACGGCACGGTCCGCCTGATCGGCGAGGCCCAGATGCTGATCGGCATGGGGGTCAGCCTGGAGCACTTCGTCTCCTCGACGGTCAGCTGGGTGCGCGCCGCGATCGAGTTCGACAAGTGGCTCATCGAGCAGCTCGGTCTCGAAGAGGAGATCAACGAAGCGGAGAAGCCCGAGGACGAGGAGTAG
- a CDS encoding pyridoxal phosphate-dependent aminotransferase yields the protein MTGMTSSARPLLNRRLAEFGTTIFAEMSALALSTGAINLGQGFPDTDGPEEIREAAVRALRDGRGNQYPPGPGVPELRTAVTAHQQRLYGLSYDPDTEVLVTAGATEAIAAALLALLEPGDEVIAFEPYYDSYAACIAMAGGRRVPVTLRAHEDEGRFRLDLDELRDAVTDRTRLLLINTPHNPTGTVLTREELAAIAQLAVERDLLVVTDEVYEHLVFDDAEHVPLATFPGMRERTVTISSSGKTFSFTGWKVGWVTGAPELVTAVRSAKQYLTYVSAGPFQYAVAEALSLPESYFTDFRADMLAKRDLLAAGLAEAGLRVYRPSGTYFITTDIRPLGESDGFAFCRGLPERAGVVAIPNAVFYDHREEGAPFVRFAFCKRTRVLKEAASRLKTLST from the coding sequence ATGACCGGCATGACCTCCAGCGCGCGCCCCCTCCTGAACCGCCGGCTCGCCGAGTTCGGGACGACGATCTTCGCCGAGATGTCCGCCCTGGCCCTGAGCACCGGCGCCATCAACCTCGGGCAGGGCTTCCCCGACACCGACGGCCCCGAGGAGATCCGGGAGGCCGCCGTACGGGCTCTGCGGGACGGCCGCGGCAACCAGTACCCGCCGGGCCCCGGCGTCCCCGAGCTGCGGACCGCGGTCACCGCCCACCAGCAGCGCCTCTACGGCCTGTCCTACGACCCCGACACGGAGGTTCTGGTCACCGCGGGCGCCACGGAGGCCATCGCCGCCGCCCTGCTGGCCCTGCTGGAGCCCGGGGACGAGGTGATCGCCTTCGAGCCCTACTACGACTCCTACGCGGCGTGCATCGCGATGGCGGGCGGACGCCGGGTGCCGGTCACCCTGCGGGCGCACGAGGACGAGGGCCGGTTCCGGCTCGACCTGGACGAGCTGCGCGACGCCGTCACGGACCGCACCCGGCTGCTGCTGATCAACACCCCGCACAACCCGACCGGCACGGTCCTCACCCGCGAGGAGCTGGCCGCGATCGCCCAGCTCGCCGTGGAGCGCGACCTGCTGGTGGTGACGGACGAGGTGTACGAGCACCTGGTCTTCGACGACGCCGAGCACGTGCCGCTGGCGACGTTCCCCGGGATGCGCGAGCGGACGGTGACCATCTCCAGCAGTGGGAAGACCTTCTCGTTCACCGGCTGGAAGGTCGGCTGGGTGACGGGGGCCCCGGAGCTGGTCACGGCCGTGCGCTCGGCGAAGCAGTACCTGACGTACGTTTCTGCGGGCCCGTTCCAGTACGCGGTGGCCGAGGCCCTCTCGCTGCCCGAGTCGTACTTCACCGACTTCCGCGCCGACATGCTGGCCAAGCGGGACCTGCTGGCGGCGGGCCTGGCGGAGGCGGGCCTCCGCGTCTACCGCCCCTCGGGCACGTACTTCATCACTACCGACATCCGCCCCCTCGGCGAGAGCGACGGCTTCGCCTTCTGCCGCGGCCTTCCGGAACGCGCCGGGGTCGTCGCCATCCCCAACGCGGTCTTCTACGACCACCGCGAGGAGGGCGCCCCGTTCGTACGGTTCGCGTTCTGCAAGCGGACGAGGGTGCTGAAGGAGGCCGCCTCCCGCCTCAAGACACTCAGCACATAG
- a CDS encoding DUF2617 family protein, with product MLTTLNTSYTDTRAADLAWALGREPLPALAVLDLELADTKVQLRLLGASHQVLLEEERGICSETVACIAGSSTPLPLGVAKRVDDWEYEFAARVEVLSPGSFAGRAQELLALVSDHPHGLAGVFPGSPYAFTALLAQHHEGQVHWRTWHAYPQDGQLVATRTKVGVRVPAGVFAK from the coding sequence ATGCTCACGACCCTGAACACCTCCTACACCGACACGCGTGCGGCCGATCTCGCATGGGCCCTGGGGCGCGAGCCGCTTCCCGCACTGGCCGTGCTCGACCTCGAACTGGCGGACACCAAAGTGCAGTTGCGGCTCCTCGGCGCGTCCCACCAGGTCCTGCTGGAGGAGGAGCGGGGCATCTGCTCGGAGACGGTGGCGTGCATCGCGGGCAGCAGCACCCCGCTTCCGCTCGGTGTCGCCAAGCGCGTGGACGACTGGGAGTACGAGTTCGCGGCCCGGGTCGAGGTCCTCTCGCCCGGCTCCTTCGCGGGCCGCGCCCAGGAGTTGCTGGCCCTCGTCTCCGACCATCCGCACGGCCTCGCCGGCGTCTTCCCCGGCAGCCCGTACGCCTTCACGGCCCTGCTCGCCCAGCACCACGAAGGGCAGGTGCACTGGCGCACCTGGCACGCCTACCCGCAGGACGGGCAGTTGGTGGCGACCCGCACGAAGGTGGGGGTGCGCGTACCGGCGGGGGTCTTCGCCAAGTGA
- a CDS encoding polyamine aminopropyltransferase has product MIEPHAPAPPGCPPPWSAPGDPTGPARLPVRPGTGRFLVLAGVFVCAACGLVYELELVALASYLMGDSVTQASVVLSVMVFAMGIGSLGAKRLRPLAAAGFGAVEATLALVGGCSAMALYAVFAWTGDWGGMWANGSRCLLVAFSLATGLLIGAEVPLLMELIQRIRRQDAGGAVADLSAADYVGALVGGLAFPFLLLPFLGQLTGALLTGAVNAVVGGALVLGLFRRDLTRRARWLLLLGNALVLTVLATAAVLVDDFERAARQAVYGSDVRVALRTGVQEVVLTGGTHGRPLALFLDGRLRVSERDELRYHEALVHPAMNGPHARVLILGGGDGLAAREVLRHPGVERVDVVELDAEVVRLARTDPALSALNQHAFGDPRVHVTTEDAFVRLRGATPAAYDVVVSDLPDPRITASTKLYSQEFYGLARRVLAPGGRLVVHTGPVAAGPRVHWTVEATLRAAGLRTAPYGTGGRHTASAAGPDRTPADRSRAPRDWGFVLAARTDPRLRLDPDGPRPSVLTEASLAAGERAARGTRIAGLPASTLVHPRY; this is encoded by the coding sequence GTGATCGAGCCGCACGCGCCCGCCCCGCCCGGTTGCCCGCCGCCCTGGAGCGCTCCGGGCGACCCCACCGGCCCGGCGCGACTGCCCGTCCGGCCCGGCACCGGACGGTTCCTGGTCCTCGCGGGCGTGTTCGTCTGCGCGGCCTGCGGACTCGTGTACGAACTCGAACTCGTCGCCCTTGCCTCGTACTTGATGGGCGACTCCGTCACCCAGGCGTCCGTCGTGCTGTCCGTCATGGTCTTTGCGATGGGCATCGGCTCCCTCGGCGCGAAGCGGCTGCGCCCGCTCGCCGCGGCCGGCTTCGGCGCCGTCGAGGCCACCCTCGCGCTCGTCGGCGGGTGCAGCGCGATGGCCCTGTACGCGGTCTTCGCCTGGACCGGCGACTGGGGCGGGATGTGGGCCAACGGGTCGCGCTGCCTGCTGGTCGCCTTCTCCCTCGCCACCGGGCTGCTCATCGGCGCCGAAGTCCCGCTGCTGATGGAGCTGATCCAGCGCATCCGCCGCCAGGACGCGGGCGGCGCGGTGGCCGACCTGTCCGCCGCCGACTACGTCGGTGCCCTCGTCGGCGGCCTCGCCTTCCCCTTCCTCCTGCTGCCGTTCCTCGGGCAGTTGACCGGGGCCCTGCTCACCGGCGCGGTCAACGCGGTCGTCGGCGGCGCGCTGGTGCTCGGCCTGTTCCGCCGGGACCTGACCCGGCGCGCCCGGTGGCTGCTGCTGCTCGGCAACGCCCTCGTCCTCACGGTCCTCGCCACGGCCGCCGTCCTCGTCGACGACTTCGAACGGGCCGCGCGGCAGGCGGTCTACGGCAGCGACGTCCGCGTGGCGCTCCGGACCGGAGTGCAGGAGGTCGTCCTCACCGGTGGCACGCACGGGCGGCCCCTCGCCCTGTTCCTCGACGGCCGGCTGCGGGTCAGCGAACGTGACGAGCTGCGCTACCACGAGGCCCTCGTCCACCCCGCGATGAACGGGCCGCACGCACGCGTGCTGATCCTCGGCGGCGGGGACGGTCTCGCCGCCCGCGAGGTGCTGCGGCACCCGGGAGTCGAACGGGTGGACGTCGTCGAACTCGACGCCGAGGTGGTCCGGCTGGCCCGCACCGACCCGGCACTGTCCGCGCTCAACCAGCACGCGTTCGGCGACCCGCGGGTGCACGTGACGACCGAGGACGCCTTCGTCCGGCTGCGCGGCGCGACCCCGGCGGCCTACGACGTGGTCGTCTCGGACCTGCCGGATCCGCGCATCACGGCGAGCACGAAGCTGTACTCGCAGGAGTTCTATGGCCTGGCCCGGCGCGTACTCGCCCCCGGCGGCCGGCTCGTGGTGCACACCGGCCCGGTCGCGGCCGGCCCCCGGGTCCACTGGACCGTCGAGGCGACGCTGCGCGCGGCCGGCCTGCGCACCGCCCCGTACGGCACGGGCGGCCGCCACACGGCTTCCGCCGCCGGGCCCGACCGCACCCCCGCCGACCGTTCCCGGGCGCCCCGGGACTGGGGTTTCGTCCTGGCGGCCCGCACGGACCCGCGGCTGCGGCTCGACCCGGACGGGCCGCGGCCCAGTGTCCTGACGGAGGCGTCCCTCGCCGCGGGCGAGCGGGCGGCGCGCGGCACGCGGATCGCGGGGCTGCCGGCGTCGACGCTGGTGCACCCGCGGTACTGA
- a CDS encoding SRPBCC domain-containing protein — protein MEHEVFVPVPAERLREVLDDPARVARAVPGLQQDAGAEPVAGRLKIRVGSHSVTYRGAVRVSRRDDGTYAVEGEAEESRGSGSVGLTLRIALREAEDGCTVTYDGTASADGRIKEFPAEAVEGAVTRLLNRFAEHLATAATHATDDANGTDSRDDANGMDDANGMDDANGTDDASGTDGERAGAEAEAEAEAEAGAGAAAEAEEQTPADPGLTEEPPDPEKPPAPERPSAFGSGRPASSHRPADEQDEEDEGDEEDIAEAAHARRTMIGRSAEEVDHAPPRGRYAPVPAPQTVSPPAPLRWAAPAAALAVASAIVAVRALRRRR, from the coding sequence ATGGAGCACGAGGTGTTCGTTCCGGTTCCGGCGGAGCGGCTGAGAGAGGTGCTGGACGACCCCGCGCGGGTCGCCCGGGCTGTTCCCGGGCTCCAGCAGGACGCCGGCGCCGAGCCCGTCGCCGGGCGGCTGAAGATCCGGGTCGGCAGCCACTCCGTCACCTACCGCGGTGCCGTGCGGGTCTCCCGGCGGGACGACGGCACCTACGCCGTCGAAGGCGAGGCGGAGGAGTCGCGCGGCAGCGGCTCGGTCGGGCTCACCCTGCGGATCGCCCTGCGCGAAGCGGAGGACGGCTGCACCGTCACGTACGACGGCACGGCGTCCGCCGACGGACGGATCAAGGAGTTTCCCGCGGAGGCGGTGGAGGGTGCCGTCACCCGGCTGCTGAACCGTTTCGCGGAACACCTGGCCACGGCGGCCACCCATGCCACGGACGACGCGAACGGCACGGACAGCAGGGACGACGCGAACGGTATGGACGACGCGAACGGTATGGACGACGCGAACGGCACGGACGACGCGAGCGGCACGGACGGTGAGCGTGCCGGAGCCGAAGCCGAAGCCGAAGCCGAAGCCGAAGCCGGAGCCGGAGCGGCAGCCGAAGCCGAGGAGCAGACCCCTGCCGACCCCGGTCTCACGGAAGAACCCCCGGACCCCGAGAAACCCCCCGCCCCCGAGCGCCCCTCCGCCTTCGGCTCCGGCCGCCCGGCCTCCTCCCACCGGCCCGCGGACGAGCAGGACGAGGAGGACGAGGGCGACGAGGAGGACATCGCCGAGGCGGCGCACGCCCGGCGGACCATGATCGGACGCAGCGCCGAGGAGGTCGACCACGCCCCGCCGCGCGGGCGGTACGCGCCGGTGCCCGCACCCCAGACCGTGTCGCCTCCCGCCCCGCTGCGCTGGGCCGCGCCCGCGGCGGCGCTCGCGGTGGCGTCGGCCATCGTGGCGGTCAGGGCCCTGCGCCGGCGCCGCTGA
- a CDS encoding aldose epimerase, giving the protein MSDEDITLTAGDAEVTVQPGNGGRVGGLRIGGVELLRQGERFGCFPMVPWCGRIRDGRFLDGAEVRQMPLNAPPHAIHGTVRDHAWRTARTSTDEAVLTYELVDPWPHPGRVTQIVALTEDALTLSMSVETYESSFPAQIGWHPWFNRNLGGEDVQLDFDPAWQEERGEDHLPTGNRIDPKPGPWDDCFGMPGGVGATLTWPGQLELKVTSREEWVVVYDEQHEAVCVEPQTGPPNGLNTLPHLVTPLEPLEASTTWTWRRL; this is encoded by the coding sequence GTGAGTGACGAAGACATCACGCTGACCGCGGGTGACGCGGAGGTGACCGTGCAGCCGGGCAACGGCGGCCGGGTCGGAGGGCTGCGGATCGGCGGAGTGGAGCTGCTCCGGCAGGGGGAGCGCTTCGGGTGCTTCCCGATGGTGCCGTGGTGCGGCCGGATCCGGGACGGACGGTTCCTGGACGGCGCCGAGGTGCGGCAGATGCCGCTGAACGCCCCGCCGCACGCCATCCACGGCACCGTCCGCGACCACGCCTGGCGCACCGCCCGCACGAGCACGGACGAGGCGGTCCTCACGTACGAGCTCGTCGACCCCTGGCCCCACCCGGGCCGCGTCACCCAGATCGTCGCGCTCACCGAGGACGCGCTGACGCTGAGCATGTCCGTCGAGACGTACGAGTCGTCCTTCCCGGCGCAGATCGGCTGGCACCCCTGGTTCAACCGGAACCTCGGCGGCGAGGACGTGCAGCTCGACTTCGACCCCGCCTGGCAGGAGGAGCGCGGTGAGGACCACCTGCCCACCGGCAACCGGATCGACCCGAAGCCGGGCCCCTGGGACGACTGCTTCGGCATGCCCGGCGGCGTCGGGGCCACGCTCACCTGGCCCGGTCAGCTGGAGCTGAAGGTGACCAGCCGCGAGGAGTGGGTCGTCGTCTACGACGAGCAGCACGAAGCCGTGTGCGTGGAGCCGCAGACCGGGCCGCCCAACGGGCTCAACACCCTGCCGCACCTGGTCACGCCCCTGGAGCCGCTGGAGGCCTCGACGACCTGGACCTGGCGCCGCCTCTAA
- the pyrE gene encoding orotate phosphoribosyltransferase, whose product MTDTRGALLQQIKDKAVVHGKVTLSSGLEADYYVDLRRVTLDGEAAPLVGQVLLDLTAELDFDAVGGLTMGADPVAAAMLHAAAARGKRLDAFVVRKAAKAHGLQRRVEGPDIAGRRVLVVEDTSTTGGSPLTAVEAVREAGAEVVAVATIVDRATGAAEKIQEGAGVPYLFAFSKDELGLD is encoded by the coding sequence ATGACGGACACTCGCGGCGCGCTGCTGCAGCAGATCAAGGACAAGGCCGTGGTGCACGGCAAGGTGACCCTGTCGTCGGGTCTGGAAGCCGACTACTACGTCGACCTGAGGCGCGTCACGCTCGACGGCGAGGCCGCGCCGCTGGTCGGGCAGGTGCTGCTCGACCTGACCGCCGAGCTGGACTTCGACGCGGTCGGCGGCCTCACCATGGGCGCCGACCCGGTCGCCGCCGCCATGCTGCACGCGGCCGCCGCGCGCGGGAAGCGCCTGGACGCGTTCGTCGTACGCAAGGCCGCCAAGGCGCACGGGCTGCAGCGGCGCGTCGAGGGCCCGGACATCGCGGGCCGCCGGGTGCTGGTCGTCGAGGACACCTCCACCACCGGCGGTTCCCCGCTCACCGCCGTCGAGGCCGTGCGCGAGGCCGGGGCCGAGGTCGTCGCCGTCGCGACCATCGTCGACCGGGCGACCGGCGCCGCGGAGAAGATCCAGGAGGGCGCCGGGGTGCCGTACCTCTTCGCCTTCTCCAAGGACGAGCTGGGCCTCGACTGA
- the fbaA gene encoding class II fructose-bisphosphate aldolase, translated as MPIATPEVYNEMLDRAKAGKFAYPAINVTSTQTLHAALRGFAEAESDGIVQISTGGAEFLGGQYSKDMVTGAVALAEFAHIVAEKYPVNIALHTDHCPKDKLDGYVRPLLALSQKRVEAGLNPLFQSHMWDGSAETLADNLSIAQELLEQARAAKIILEVEITPTGGEEDGVTHEINDSLYTTVDDAIRTAEALGLGEKGRYLLAASFGNVHGVYKPGNVVLRPELLKELNEGVAAKFAKGSPFDFVFHGGSGSTEQEIRTALENGVVKMNIDTDTQYAFTRPVADHMFRNYDGVLKVDGEVGNKKTYDPRTWGKLAEASMSARVVEACGNLRSTGTKIK; from the coding sequence ATGCCCATCGCAACTCCCGAGGTCTACAACGAGATGCTGGACCGGGCGAAGGCAGGAAAGTTCGCCTACCCGGCCATCAACGTGACCTCCACCCAGACCCTGCACGCGGCCCTGCGCGGTTTCGCTGAGGCGGAGAGCGACGGCATCGTCCAGATCTCCACGGGTGGCGCCGAGTTCCTGGGCGGTCAGTACAGCAAGGACATGGTCACCGGCGCGGTCGCCCTGGCCGAGTTCGCGCACATCGTCGCCGAGAAGTACCCGGTGAACATCGCGCTGCACACCGACCACTGCCCCAAGGACAAGCTCGACGGGTACGTACGTCCGCTGCTGGCGCTGTCCCAGAAGCGCGTCGAGGCCGGTCTGAACCCGCTGTTCCAGTCGCACATGTGGGACGGCTCGGCCGAGACCCTCGCCGACAACCTCTCCATCGCGCAGGAGCTGCTGGAGCAGGCCCGCGCCGCGAAGATCATCCTTGAGGTGGAGATCACGCCGACCGGTGGCGAGGAGGACGGCGTCACCCACGAGATCAACGACTCCCTCTACACCACGGTCGACGACGCGATCCGCACCGCCGAGGCCCTGGGTCTGGGCGAGAAGGGCCGCTACCTGCTGGCCGCGTCCTTCGGCAACGTGCACGGCGTGTACAAGCCGGGCAACGTCGTCCTGCGTCCCGAGCTGCTGAAGGAGCTGAACGAGGGCGTCGCCGCCAAGTTCGCCAAGGGCTCCCCGTTCGACTTCGTCTTCCACGGCGGTTCCGGCTCCACGGAGCAGGAGATCCGCACCGCACTGGAGAACGGCGTCGTGAAGATGAACATCGACACGGACACCCAGTACGCGTTCACGCGCCCCGTCGCGGACCACATGTTCCGCAACTACGACGGCGTTCTGAAGGTCGACGGCGAGGTCGGCAACAAGAAGACGTACGACCCGCGCACCTGGGGCAAGCTGGCCGAGGCCTCCATGTCCGCGCGTGTCGTCGAGGCCTGCGGCAACCTGCGCTCGACCGGCACGAAGATCAAGTAG
- a CDS encoding MFS transporter yields the protein MPDVRLAAPQGKWVLLTTVLGSSMAMLDSTVVNVALPRIGRDLDADLSALQWTVNAYMVTLAGLILLGGALGDRFGRRKVFVIGVVWFAVASLLCGIAPNADVLIAARALQGVGGALLTPGSLALIQASFHPDDRGRAVGLWSGFGGIGAAVGPFVGGWLVDGPGWRWVFLLNVPVALVCVPVALRHVPESGGGTARSSEAESGGQRAHGRFDVLGAVLGALALALVTYALIEAGGGGAVVAVPAVAGLAAAVAFVLVERRRPEPMMPPDIFASRQFTAVNLITLCVYAALGGFFFLAVLQLQVVVGYSALAAGTALLPTTVLMLLLSARSGELADRIGPRVPLTVGPLLCAAGMLLMLRVGPGASYLADVLPALVVLGLGLVTLVAPLTATVLGSVSVVRAGLASGINNAAARAAGLMAVAALPLLAGMGEEAYREPAAFDTAFGKAMGWCAGALVVGAVIAFAVVRRPPPDCKRPECLRHGGVTAPPLEGEPVRKRLR from the coding sequence ATGCCCGATGTCCGGTTGGCCGCACCGCAGGGCAAGTGGGTTCTGCTCACCACCGTCCTCGGCTCCAGCATGGCGATGCTGGACTCGACCGTCGTCAATGTCGCCCTGCCGCGCATCGGCCGCGACCTCGACGCGGACCTGTCCGCGTTGCAGTGGACCGTCAACGCCTACATGGTCACGCTGGCCGGGCTGATCCTGCTGGGCGGGGCGCTCGGGGACCGCTTCGGGCGGCGGAAGGTGTTCGTCATCGGCGTGGTGTGGTTCGCGGTGGCGTCGCTGCTGTGCGGGATCGCGCCGAACGCGGACGTGCTGATCGCCGCGCGGGCCCTGCAAGGGGTCGGCGGCGCGCTCCTGACCCCTGGGTCGCTGGCGCTGATCCAGGCGTCCTTCCACCCCGACGACCGGGGGCGGGCGGTGGGCCTGTGGTCCGGCTTCGGCGGGATCGGGGCGGCGGTCGGGCCGTTCGTCGGCGGCTGGCTGGTGGACGGGCCGGGCTGGCGGTGGGTGTTCCTGCTGAACGTGCCGGTGGCCCTGGTCTGCGTGCCGGTCGCGCTGCGGCATGTCCCCGAGTCGGGTGGGGGCACCGCCCGCTCGAGCGAAGCCGAGAGTGGGGGACAGCGGGCGCACGGGCGGTTCGACGTGCTCGGGGCCGTGCTGGGGGCGCTGGCGCTCGCGCTCGTGACGTACGCCCTGATCGAGGCCGGCGGGGGCGGTGCGGTGGTGGCCGTCCCGGCGGTGGCCGGGCTGGCCGCGGCCGTCGCGTTCGTGCTCGTCGAGCGGCGCCGGCCGGAGCCGATGATGCCGCCGGACATCTTCGCGTCCCGGCAGTTCACGGCCGTCAACCTGATCACGCTGTGCGTGTACGCGGCGCTCGGCGGGTTCTTCTTCCTCGCCGTGCTCCAGCTCCAGGTGGTCGTGGGCTACTCGGCCCTCGCGGCCGGTACGGCGCTCCTGCCGACGACCGTGCTGATGCTGTTGCTGTCCGCGCGCTCCGGGGAGCTGGCCGACCGGATCGGGCCGCGGGTCCCGCTGACCGTGGGACCGCTGCTGTGCGCGGCCGGGATGCTGCTGATGCTGCGGGTGGGGCCGGGGGCGTCGTACCTGGCCGATGTGCTGCCGGCGCTGGTGGTGCTCGGGCTGGGCCTGGTCACGCTGGTGGCGCCGCTGACGGCGACCGTGCTGGGCTCGGTGAGCGTGGTGCGGGCCGGCCTGGCCAGCGGCATCAACAACGCGGCGGCCCGGGCGGCGGGCCTGATGGCGGTGGCGGCGCTGCCGCTGCTGGCGGGGATGGGGGAGGAGGCGTACCGGGAGCCGGCCGCCTTCGACACGGCGTTCGGCAAGGCGATGGGCTGGTGCGCGGGGGCGCTGGTGGTGGGGGCGGTGATCGCGTTTGCGGTGGTGCGCAGGCCGCCGCCGGACTGCAAGCGGCCGGAGTGCCTGCGGCACGGCGGGGTGACGGCGCCGCCGCTGGAGGGGGAGCCGGTGCGGAAGCGGTTGCGGTAG
- a CDS encoding DUF3151 domain-containing protein, producing MSIHENLLGGPPPTHLPDDPGPREMLASGAAPAEVAGAHPTSSLAWAQLADEAFERGAAVESYAYARTGYHRGLDALRRSGWKGHGPVPWEHEPNRGFLRALHALARAAQAIGEQEEYERCSQFLKDSSPTAAQVLG from the coding sequence ATGTCCATTCACGAGAACCTTCTCGGGGGCCCGCCCCCGACCCATCTCCCCGACGACCCCGGGCCGCGGGAAATGCTCGCGTCGGGTGCCGCGCCCGCCGAGGTCGCCGGTGCTCACCCCACCTCCTCGCTCGCCTGGGCGCAGCTCGCCGACGAGGCGTTCGAGCGCGGCGCGGCCGTGGAGTCCTACGCGTACGCCCGCACGGGCTACCACCGCGGCCTGGACGCGCTGCGCCGCAGCGGCTGGAAGGGCCACGGCCCCGTGCCGTGGGAGCACGAGCCGAACCGCGGCTTCCTGCGCGCCCTGCACGCCCTCGCCCGGGCCGCCCAGGCGATCGGCGAGCAGGAGGAGTACGAGCGCTGCTCCCAGTTCCTGAAGGACTCCTCGCCGACGGCGGCGCAGGTCCTGGGCTGA